From the Hordeum vulgare subsp. vulgare chromosome 1H, MorexV3_pseudomolecules_assembly, whole genome shotgun sequence genome, the window tttgaattcaAACTTTTCTGGGTTAGGAATATATTAGTACTGAGCTCAAGTAGTACACAAACTAGCTGTTGGCGGAGTGGCTGCTTCTCCAACTCATTCCAGAACCTGTATGAGGTTGTTTGTTCGATTCTCCTAGTGTGTTTTTAAATTTTTATTGAAGACTTAGTTAAGCAAAAAAGAATGCTGCTTATACGCTTTAGGTGATTTTCTACCTTTCTTAACCATACTCTCCTcattcaaattcaaaattttcaaaaaatcaatTTTTTCCTCGGTACGCAGCTTTCTCGTGGGGTAGCGAGAAATGCGAATACTTTTATTGAAGAGTTTGTTAAGCAAAAAAGAATGCTGCTTATACACTTTAGGTGATTTTCTACCTTTCTTAACCATACTCTCCTCATTTAAAtttaaaaaattcaaatttttttCCTCGGTACGCAGCTTTTTCGTGGGGTAGCGAGAAATGCGAATACTTTTATTGAAGAGTTAGTTAAGCAAAAAAGAATGCTGCTTATATGCTTTAGGTGATTTTCTACCTTTCTTAACCATACTCTCCTCATTCAaagtcaaaattttcaaaaaattcaaTTCTTTTTGCTCGGTACGCAGCTTTCTTGTGGGGTAGCGAGAAACGCGAATACCGGGCGGTATCCGAATTTACCGCCCGGTAACCAAAACGCTGCTACGTACATAGAGAAGTAGTTCACACCTGCTCATCTTCAAGCGCTGGCGTCACAGACGTACCTACGCGCACTTGTTAGTAAACAAAACTTGCTGCGCGCGGAATCGATTCCGGGAAGAAGCAGCCCAACAAGATCGTCTCGCTGGATAGAGTTGGGTGCGCGCGCATCGCTTTCTTAGTTTCCCCATTACCTTTGCACGTAACCGTGCAACCATGCGATCAGCGTCGGTCCATCTCATCCATACTACCCGCCTGAGTGATCATGCACCTGGGCACCTAGGTGGATATGATCTTACCTACCAAGCTATTACACTGTTGACTAACCAAGCTTAAACTGGAGACGCTTAAACCATGTGTTTTGTGTCTCCGTGATGCATCAAACACATCATGATATCATCACTCTTGTATTTAGGACCAGAACATAAACACGAATTATACGCCGTAAGGTAGCTCCACTAATTCCACCTATATTCCCAGAAACTCAGGCGCCACGAAGTTCGTCACTACATACTAGTCTAGTCTATCAGTACGCGGTCTCGCTACGGTCGAACTTAAGCATCAACGCGCAATTTTAATATACGCTCATCCACAACTAAATGGATGAAACTACCGTTGATTTACACTTTGTGTGGATAGGCTTCGTTGGAAAACTGAGAATTTACTTTGAGGCAGAACTTGCTGGCCAAGGTTGAAGAAGACGAGGAGAGGAGACTGCTGTCGGAAGGCCGACAATTCAACAGGGAATGTTCGTACGTACGAATAGCATTCTCTTGCATGCCAGCACATCACAAATCTCTTAGCCGTTCGAGAACCGAGTAGCCACACGCATACCCACTTGGCTGGGTTGGTGCTCGTGGCGTCAACGCTACCAACCCAATTTTTGACTAATCAGCCACCCCCTTAATGTTCCTCTTCGAAGGTATCCGGCTCGCCCCAAAAAATCCTCCGCCTATATATACATGCACACACTAACCTACGCTAACCCACACACCACGACGAGCCACACTACACAAACACACACGATCATTAGTTACCTTGGCTGCTCCAGCAATGGCAGTGATGGTGGAGATCACGCAGAGCATGGTGCTCGAGCCCTCAAAGGAGTCGGCCCGCGGCGGTGGGAAGAAGGTGCCTCTCATCGTCTTTGACCGCGCCTCAACCGACGGCTACATCCCCGCCGTCTTCGCGTGGAACGCACCGGCGCCAACCAACGCCGCGCTCAAGGCCggcctcgtcgccgccgtcgccaggTTTCCACACCTCGCCGGGAGGTTCGCTGCCGACGACCACGGCCGGAAGTGCTTCCACCTCAACGACGCCGGGGTGCTTGTTGTTGAGGCCACCGCGGACGCGGACCTTGCTGACGCGCTGGCGCACGACGTGTCCGCGCACATCAACGAGCTCTACCCAAAGGCCGAAAAGGTGATGAGATGCAGATTAATTATTTTTACACGTCCGAATAAAACTTCTTCACGTAACGTAAAAAAAATTATGTACCATAGGGTTGGAAACATGCTGATGATTTTTTACACCGTTGGGTTGCAGGAACGTGCGAACGAACCCATCTTCCAGGCGCAGCTGACGAGGTACGCGTGCGGCGGTCTGGTGATCGGCACCGCCTGCCATCACCAGGTTGCCGACGGCCAGTCCATGAGCGTCTTCTACACCGCGTGGGCCAGCGCCGTCCGCACTGACTCGGCAGTCCTCCCGTCCCCTTTCGTCGACCGATCGGCCACCGTTGTCCCCCGAAGCCCACCGAAGCCGGCGTATGATCACCGGAACATCGAGTTCAAGGGCGAGCTCAGCTGGAGCCACTCCTATGGTGTGCTCCCCATGGACAGGATCAAGAACCTGGCCGTGCACTTCCCAGACGAGTTCGTCGCCGACCTCAAGGCCCGTGTTGGTACGCGCTGCAGCACGTTCCAGTGCCTCCTTGCGCACGCGTGGAAGAAGATCACGGCGGCGCG encodes:
- the LOC123407224 gene encoding tryptamine hydroxycinnamoyltransferase 2-like, translated to MAVMVEITQSMVLEPSKESARGGGKKVPLIVFDRASTDGYIPAVFAWNAPAPTNAALKAGLVAAVARFPHLAGRFAADDHGRKCFHLNDAGVLVVEATADADLADALAHDVSAHINELYPKAEKERANEPIFQAQLTRYACGGLVIGTACHHQVADGQSMSVFYTAWASAVRTDSAVLPSPFVDRSATVVPRSPPKPAYDHRNIEFKGELSWSHSYGVLPMDRIKNLAVHFPDEFVADLKARVGTRCSTFQCLLAHAWKKITAARDLAPDDFTQVRVAVNCRGRAKPPVPMDFFGNMVLWAFPRMQVRDLLSSSYPAVVGAIRDAVALVDDEYIQSFIDFGEAERGVIEDGGEELASTAATPGTMFCPDLEVDSWLGFRFHDLDFGCGPPCAFLPPDLPIEGIMIFVPSCDPKGGVDLFMALDDEHVQAFKQICYSMD